From one Stigmatella aurantiaca genomic stretch:
- a CDS encoding immunoglobulin-like domain-containing protein codes for MRSVLTSPGYLLAGLLLAGGCQPAPQEDTVILQPGEVLPSETFFLGAPGDASQGGASPVFTRTALGPGLRYQLTLRGEGPWEASTALQLSVDGGHGWFRPEPVPGTPSAREPTYTVMGQGHPLAARLVRAARANSEGPLTLTLSLLSPSPRCESNSECDDDNLCTVDTCNPDGTCGHEQVLCVAGTACTPDLAPAPPPPSEDEAPVPGGDTCVDANHPSLVVNGPLDMTLECGVEAWVDPGASATDACGAVPVRTYNSGQDAYGPGPNPCAEGTYPVQYIAWNALGYTVKAIRSVRVDDRTPPTLKLKGPAFMTHPCGSQWADPGVEAFDACYGYIAPEVKWQGEVNGWIEGTYTKVYTLTDSGGNAALPVRRTVQVVNCPWK; via the coding sequence ATGAGAAGCGTCCTCACATCGCCTGGATACCTCCTCGCAGGACTGCTCCTCGCCGGCGGCTGCCAACCGGCCCCCCAGGAGGACACCGTCATCCTCCAGCCAGGAGAGGTGCTCCCCTCGGAGACGTTCTTCCTCGGCGCGCCAGGGGATGCCAGTCAGGGCGGCGCAAGCCCCGTCTTCACCCGGACCGCGCTGGGCCCAGGGCTGCGCTATCAGCTCACCCTTCGGGGTGAAGGCCCCTGGGAAGCCAGCACGGCCTTGCAGTTGAGCGTGGACGGCGGACACGGCTGGTTCCGACCCGAGCCTGTCCCCGGCACTCCCTCGGCCCGGGAGCCCACCTATACCGTCATGGGCCAGGGCCATCCCCTGGCCGCACGTCTCGTCCGCGCCGCGCGCGCGAACAGCGAGGGACCGCTCACGCTGACCCTCTCGTTGCTGTCCCCCTCGCCCCGCTGTGAGTCGAACAGCGAGTGCGATGATGACAACCTCTGCACGGTGGACACGTGCAACCCGGACGGCACCTGTGGCCACGAGCAGGTGCTCTGTGTGGCGGGCACCGCCTGCACGCCGGACCTGGCTCCGGCCCCGCCGCCTCCCAGCGAAGACGAGGCCCCCGTCCCGGGCGGCGACACCTGCGTGGATGCGAACCACCCCTCGCTGGTGGTCAACGGCCCGCTCGACATGACGCTGGAGTGTGGCGTGGAGGCCTGGGTGGACCCCGGGGCCTCGGCGACGGACGCGTGTGGCGCCGTCCCGGTGCGGACCTACAACTCGGGCCAGGATGCCTACGGCCCCGGCCCCAACCCTTGCGCCGAGGGGACCTACCCGGTGCAGTACATCGCCTGGAATGCGCTCGGCTACACCGTGAAGGCCATCCGCTCGGTGCGCGTGGACGACCGGACGCCGCCCACGCTGAAGCTCAAAGGGCCCGCCTTCATGACGCACCCCTGCGGCAGCCAGTGGGCGGACCCCGGCGTCGAGGCCTTCGACGCCTGCTATGGCTACATCGCGCCCGAGGTGAAGTGGCAGGGCGAGGTGAATGGCTGGATCGAAGGCACCTACACCAAGGTCTACACCTTGACGGACAGTGGCGGAAACGCCGCCCTGCCCGTCCGCCGCACCGTCCAGGTCGTCAACTGCCCCTGGAAGTAG
- a CDS encoding LVIVD repeat-containing protein produces the protein MAWKRIGGGLLALGIALTGCSEDSRPPDAPDASVPESAEWDGTYVPLEELGNRVDTGRYASCGIVSGAAPCGELSSFDLSACDDASLAQAGQEGLYMLAMRQETSSGAGSYDFSSSLSLSADGGTPLFNNRPATELRQGNSRLFYTEQSYPDGGTRRTSLVTCAAPQGPDFNGCYVSCVNGRLSSRATFTSSRMTWARGEQEASGLEKVSERFVDIAMPVDVYVTHNHAYVVSITGYGMPGGLSVFDVSDKAAPVLVKTVQFPGDGIWNGVWAKDNALYVASDARGVLLFDIQQPGDPQFVRSLSVGNDRVHTVFVEGNRLYATDVKGVILYDVSNALEPVELNRYNPFTNGTPHDMFAVGHRLYVNYSTDGFVIADVSDPQNIQTLGTYNFPNHYSHANAVGVFGGRTIAFMGGEGPFEHLRTLDVTEPSQMVKIGTFQLRPIVSIHNMVLVGKRLYLSWYQEGVRVLDVSNPTQPTQVAYFNTFRENDVNRGGYFDGSIGIRVPGDGYIYTVDTSRGLLILREP, from the coding sequence ATGGCCTGGAAACGCATCGGTGGTGGCTTGTTGGCGCTTGGGATTGCGCTCACGGGGTGCTCGGAGGACTCACGGCCCCCGGATGCGCCCGATGCTTCAGTCCCCGAGAGCGCTGAGTGGGATGGCACCTATGTGCCGCTCGAAGAGCTGGGCAACCGGGTGGACACGGGCCGGTATGCCTCCTGCGGCATCGTGTCCGGCGCGGCGCCCTGCGGGGAGTTGTCGAGCTTCGATCTCTCGGCGTGCGATGACGCGTCCCTGGCTCAGGCGGGCCAGGAGGGCCTGTACATGCTGGCCATGCGCCAGGAGACGAGCTCCGGAGCCGGCAGCTACGACTTCTCCTCCTCGTTGAGCCTGAGCGCGGATGGGGGAACGCCGCTCTTCAACAACAGGCCCGCCACGGAGCTGCGGCAGGGAAACTCCCGGCTCTTCTACACGGAGCAGAGCTATCCCGATGGCGGCACGCGCCGCACGTCGCTCGTCACCTGCGCGGCGCCGCAGGGCCCTGATTTCAACGGGTGCTACGTGTCCTGCGTCAACGGACGGTTGAGCAGCCGGGCCACCTTTACCTCGTCGCGGATGACATGGGCCCGGGGAGAGCAAGAGGCCTCCGGCCTGGAGAAGGTCTCCGAGCGCTTCGTGGACATCGCCATGCCGGTGGATGTGTATGTGACCCACAACCACGCCTACGTGGTGTCCATCACCGGCTACGGAATGCCGGGAGGGCTGAGCGTCTTTGACGTGAGCGACAAGGCGGCCCCCGTGCTGGTGAAGACCGTCCAGTTTCCGGGAGATGGCATCTGGAACGGGGTGTGGGCGAAGGACAACGCGCTCTACGTGGCCAGTGACGCCCGGGGCGTGCTCCTCTTCGACATCCAGCAGCCGGGAGATCCCCAGTTCGTGCGCAGCCTCTCGGTGGGCAACGACCGGGTGCACACCGTCTTCGTCGAGGGCAACCGCCTCTATGCCACCGACGTCAAGGGCGTCATCCTTTACGATGTCTCCAATGCCCTGGAGCCGGTCGAGCTCAACCGGTACAACCCTTTTACCAACGGCACCCCGCACGACATGTTCGCCGTGGGCCACCGGCTCTACGTCAATTACTCGACGGATGGCTTTGTCATCGCCGATGTGAGCGATCCCCAGAACATCCAGACGCTGGGCACCTACAACTTCCCCAACCACTACAGCCATGCGAACGCGGTGGGGGTCTTCGGAGGCCGGACCATCGCGTTCATGGGCGGAGAGGGGCCGTTCGAGCACCTGCGCACGCTCGATGTCACGGAGCCCTCCCAGATGGTGAAGATCGGCACGTTCCAGCTCCGGCCCATCGTCTCCATTCACAACATGGTGCTGGTGGGCAAGCGCCTCTACCTCTCCTGGTATCAGGAAGGCGTGAGGGTGCTGGACGTGTCCAACCCCACCCAGCCCACGCAGGTGGCGTACTTCAACACCTTCCGGGAGAACGATGTGAACCGGGGGGGCTACTTCGACGGCTCCATCGGCATCCGCGTCCCGGGAGATGGGTACATCTACACGGTGGACACCTCGCGGGGACTGCTCATCCTGCGAGAGCCGTGA
- a CDS encoding polysaccharide lyase: MKLKNIAAAAGLSLLATGLIAEAAVLFHNSGTLSGWNAINREHKGTVNEVTNVTYEGPTAIKVTQVYDPSYSGRYHSEVVKHNVYRRGDTGFYGFAFRLQEDWQFQPQSFNIAQFIADFSNTGCDDYMPSSMIWLQGNQLFTRVKQGTVCSQKTVTFGNLATVSAGQWHKVVMHVKWASDGTGFYKLWFNGQKVLEQYNLSTTVADDRYFQFRVGLYANGWHDTGYMQGSQGTRSIWFDEIGAGTTFADADPSQW; the protein is encoded by the coding sequence ATGAAACTCAAGAACATCGCCGCCGCGGCTGGCCTCTCCCTGCTTGCGACCGGCCTGATTGCAGAGGCCGCCGTCCTCTTCCACAACTCCGGAACCCTCTCGGGATGGAACGCCATCAACCGGGAGCACAAGGGCACCGTGAATGAGGTCACGAACGTCACCTACGAGGGCCCCACCGCCATCAAGGTCACCCAGGTGTACGATCCGTCGTACTCCGGCCGCTATCACTCGGAAGTCGTGAAGCACAACGTGTACCGCCGCGGCGACACGGGCTTCTACGGCTTCGCGTTCCGGCTGCAGGAAGACTGGCAGTTCCAGCCGCAGTCTTTCAACATCGCCCAGTTCATCGCGGACTTCTCCAATACGGGCTGCGACGACTACATGCCGTCCAGCATGATCTGGCTGCAGGGCAACCAGCTCTTCACGCGCGTGAAGCAGGGCACCGTGTGCAGCCAGAAGACCGTCACGTTCGGCAACCTCGCCACCGTCTCCGCCGGGCAATGGCACAAGGTCGTCATGCACGTGAAGTGGGCCAGCGACGGCACCGGCTTCTACAAGCTCTGGTTCAACGGCCAGAAGGTCCTCGAGCAGTACAACCTGAGCACCACCGTCGCGGACGACCGGTACTTCCAGTTCCGCGTCGGGCTCTACGCGAACGGCTGGCATGACACCGGGTACATGCAGGGCAGCCAGGGAACGCGCAGCATCTGGTTCGACGAGATTGGCGCGGGCACCACCTTCGCCGACGCCGACCCCTCTCAGTGGTAG
- a CDS encoding ATP-binding sensor histidine kinase, with the protein MLDIPGYKVLGTIRATGSNVLFHAVREADGLPVILKTPMMPTPGPGERERYRREFGILQRLRDVRGVAKPFACERIRERPVLLLEKIQGETLSEAMGQPLEVSQCLNVAISLASTLAEIHCRQVIHKDIKPSNIILEPSGNTRLIDFGAATLQKVEHLDAAAPHLIEGTLAYMSPEQTGRMNRVVDYRTDFYSLGVTLYELLTGQRPFQGRDALEWFHAHMAQNPRPPHELNPLVPLALSAIVAKLLAKVAEERYQSAEGLKADLERCRESLRQEAPEGFTPGTQDAPQQFQLPQRLYGREAQVATLMRGFERVIATGKPELFLVSGYSGIGKSSVVNELHRPVVQRRGFFLKGKFDQFQRDIPYLTLGQSIRGLLQQLLAGTDEELAEWRSQLTQAWEGQGQVLVDLVPQLEVLVGKQPPVQELPPAEAQYRFHRVVLRSLQVLATAERPLVMFLDDLQWADLASLQLIQQLLSQPEVPPVQWIGAYRDNEVDPSHPLASVLEEVRKAGARITRIGLEPLSLEQVEQLAADALPGAGEALSVPLAAMVHEKTGGNPFFLLQWMVTLNQDGLLVREPGGGWRWDAAGTQARGYADNVVGFMVDKLRQLPPGTQHLLRLAACVGNAFSLQMLRALTDLEEVGTMEQGLEPALQEGLLARSGPEQYRFLHDRIQQAAHALMSEEERKSAHLRIGRLLLSSLTPEEVAEQLFDVVSHLNAGAELFDGPEERHRAARLNAEAGRKAAAAVAPAPAITYFSAAFALIPGDPWQTDYELAFKVRSAQTKCELQRGNAAGARPLAETLRAQARNKADATSAYCLKSSCCLYAGDIQGSLECMLECLEKLGMRLSPHPSLEELTAAHDEVWSLVGPRPIESLLDLPPLRDPDVKLVLDALFGLFAPAYYANPQLLGLVLSRMTALTLRHGFAEASLMGLGWFGMLTGSMFKRYQEGTALGRLAHGLVERHGMNACRVQVLMSLQSLSYWTQPYAEVQQIILNCIHQALQVGDFHAVSYAFISNLTLRLAQGHHLDDVAQEAASRGELMAKIGIQDGQDMLIILERYVHQMRGRSSSFGSLNGEGFDEQAFEARLTPERMATLRCFYWFIKLQSRFLCGALQDAREAADQATPLLGSMTGALTLREYHLFRALTLAACCEDATPGQRREFLEAIQGHQRQLAEWAAQCAVNFHAVERMVAGELARIEGKGDEAACAYEEAIRAAREGGASQWVGLASELAANFWRARKAPIVSLAFAREARAAYRQWGAKAKVQQLDAQWPPIAEDVPADSSTSSSSTESAQIDAITVVKTQQAISSEIVLERLVTTLLEAAVENAGAQRGALLLPEGDTLVLAATSGASPGSPPGPPGEDPAQALPWTILSYVRRSQEPVLIGDASKPHPFLSDAYLARSKARSVLCLPLMRQERFSGVLYLENNLATNAFSPSRLALLRHIVSQAAISIENARLYADVERARAELREANDALELRVEERTHELKQTQARLVDTARAVGMAEVASNVLHNVGNVLTSAVINLEMMQHAVGSSRVGRLKQATALILKHREELAEFLAPGARGGNLPGYLAALAEELIGEQTRLVEDIDAMSRHIEHIRAIVQVQQTYAKTSLMTEECDLAQLVEDALRIQAAALKRHGVALRREVAPVPLLKVDKHKVLQILINLISNAKNALDAMPEGKRNLCVRLRVEDKRVRIQVVDDGMGITPDIQEKLFTHGFTTRRDGHGFGLHSSALAAQMLGGRLTLESEGHGKGAVATLEFPFA; encoded by the coding sequence ATGCTGGACATTCCTGGTTACAAGGTCCTGGGCACGATTCGAGCGACCGGCTCGAACGTGCTCTTCCACGCGGTGCGTGAGGCCGATGGCCTGCCCGTCATCCTCAAGACGCCGATGATGCCCACGCCCGGGCCCGGCGAGCGCGAGCGCTACCGCCGGGAGTTCGGAATCCTGCAGCGGCTCCGGGACGTCCGGGGCGTGGCCAAGCCCTTCGCCTGCGAGCGGATCCGCGAGCGGCCGGTGCTCCTGCTGGAGAAGATCCAGGGCGAGACCCTGTCCGAGGCCATGGGCCAGCCGCTGGAGGTCTCCCAGTGTCTGAACGTGGCCATCTCCCTGGCCTCGACCCTGGCGGAGATTCACTGCCGCCAGGTCATTCACAAGGACATCAAGCCCTCCAACATCATCCTGGAGCCTTCGGGGAACACGCGCCTCATCGACTTCGGGGCCGCCACGCTGCAGAAGGTCGAGCACCTGGATGCCGCGGCCCCCCACCTCATCGAAGGGACGTTGGCGTACATGTCGCCCGAGCAAACGGGGCGGATGAACCGGGTGGTGGACTACCGGACCGACTTCTACTCCCTGGGCGTGACGCTCTACGAGCTGCTCACCGGCCAGCGGCCCTTCCAGGGGCGTGATGCGCTCGAGTGGTTCCACGCGCACATGGCCCAGAACCCCCGGCCGCCGCACGAGCTCAATCCCCTCGTGCCCCTGGCGTTGTCGGCCATCGTGGCGAAGCTGCTGGCGAAGGTGGCCGAGGAGCGCTACCAGAGCGCCGAGGGACTGAAGGCCGACCTCGAGCGGTGCCGTGAGTCGCTGCGCCAGGAGGCGCCGGAGGGATTCACCCCGGGCACGCAAGACGCGCCCCAGCAGTTCCAGCTTCCCCAGCGGCTCTATGGGCGCGAGGCCCAGGTCGCCACGTTGATGCGGGGGTTCGAGCGCGTCATCGCGACCGGCAAGCCCGAGCTGTTCCTCGTCAGCGGGTACTCCGGCATCGGCAAGTCCTCGGTGGTGAATGAGCTGCACAGGCCCGTGGTGCAGCGGCGCGGGTTCTTCCTGAAGGGGAAGTTCGATCAGTTCCAGCGGGACATTCCCTATCTGACCTTGGGCCAGAGCATCAGGGGGCTGCTGCAGCAACTGCTGGCGGGAACCGATGAGGAGCTGGCCGAGTGGCGCTCGCAGCTGACGCAGGCCTGGGAGGGCCAGGGCCAGGTGCTCGTGGACCTCGTGCCGCAGCTCGAGGTGCTCGTGGGCAAGCAGCCGCCGGTCCAGGAGCTGCCTCCCGCCGAGGCGCAGTACCGCTTCCACCGGGTGGTGCTCCGGTCCCTGCAGGTGCTCGCCACGGCCGAGCGCCCGCTGGTGATGTTCCTCGACGACTTGCAGTGGGCGGACCTGGCCAGCCTCCAGCTCATCCAGCAGTTGCTGTCCCAGCCGGAAGTTCCACCCGTGCAGTGGATTGGTGCCTACCGCGACAATGAGGTGGACCCTTCCCACCCGCTGGCCTCGGTGCTGGAGGAGGTGCGCAAGGCAGGCGCCCGCATCACCCGGATCGGCCTGGAGCCCTTGAGCCTGGAGCAAGTCGAGCAGCTGGCCGCCGATGCGCTCCCAGGAGCGGGCGAGGCGCTGTCCGTTCCGCTCGCGGCCATGGTGCACGAGAAGACGGGCGGCAACCCCTTCTTCCTGCTCCAGTGGATGGTGACGTTGAACCAGGATGGCCTGCTGGTGCGCGAGCCCGGCGGAGGGTGGCGGTGGGATGCCGCCGGCACGCAGGCCAGGGGGTACGCGGACAACGTCGTCGGCTTCATGGTGGACAAGCTGCGCCAGCTCCCCCCGGGGACGCAGCACCTGCTGCGGCTGGCCGCGTGCGTGGGCAACGCCTTCTCGCTCCAGATGCTGAGGGCCCTGACGGACCTGGAGGAGGTGGGCACCATGGAGCAGGGGCTGGAGCCCGCGCTCCAGGAGGGACTGCTGGCCCGCTCGGGCCCGGAGCAATACCGCTTTCTGCATGACCGCATTCAGCAAGCCGCGCATGCCCTCATGTCCGAGGAGGAGCGCAAGTCCGCCCACCTGCGCATTGGCCGGTTGCTGCTCAGCAGCCTGACGCCCGAAGAGGTGGCGGAGCAGCTCTTCGATGTCGTGAGCCATCTCAACGCCGGGGCGGAATTGTTCGACGGCCCCGAGGAGCGCCACCGCGCCGCGCGGCTGAACGCCGAGGCGGGCCGGAAGGCCGCGGCCGCGGTGGCGCCCGCTCCCGCCATCACCTACTTCTCGGCGGCGTTCGCGCTCATCCCGGGAGACCCCTGGCAGACGGACTACGAGCTGGCCTTCAAGGTGCGCTCCGCCCAGACGAAGTGCGAGCTTCAGCGCGGCAACGCCGCCGGGGCGCGCCCGCTGGCGGAAACGCTGCGGGCCCAGGCCCGGAACAAGGCGGACGCCACCAGTGCCTACTGCCTGAAGAGCTCCTGCTGTCTGTATGCGGGCGACATCCAGGGGTCCTTGGAGTGCATGCTGGAGTGCTTGGAGAAGCTGGGCATGCGCTTGTCGCCGCACCCCTCCTTGGAGGAGCTGACCGCCGCCCATGACGAGGTCTGGTCGCTGGTGGGCCCCCGTCCCATCGAGAGCCTCCTGGACCTGCCGCCCTTGCGCGACCCAGACGTGAAACTGGTGCTCGATGCCCTCTTCGGGCTCTTCGCGCCGGCGTACTATGCCAATCCCCAGTTGCTGGGCCTCGTCCTGAGCCGGATGACCGCGTTGACCTTGCGTCACGGTTTCGCGGAAGCGTCGCTGATGGGACTCGGCTGGTTCGGGATGCTGACCGGCTCCATGTTCAAGCGCTACCAGGAGGGCACGGCCCTGGGGCGGCTCGCCCATGGGCTCGTCGAGCGGCATGGGATGAACGCCTGCCGCGTCCAGGTGCTCATGAGTCTCCAGAGCCTCAGCTACTGGACCCAGCCCTACGCCGAAGTGCAGCAGATCATTCTCAACTGCATTCACCAGGCACTTCAGGTGGGTGACTTCCATGCGGTCAGCTATGCGTTCATCTCGAACCTGACACTGCGCTTGGCCCAGGGGCATCACCTGGATGACGTCGCCCAGGAGGCGGCCTCCCGCGGCGAGTTGATGGCCAAGATTGGGATTCAGGATGGCCAGGACATGCTGATCATCCTCGAGCGCTACGTCCATCAGATGCGCGGGCGCTCGTCCTCCTTCGGCTCGCTGAATGGAGAGGGATTCGATGAACAGGCTTTCGAAGCCCGGCTGACGCCGGAGCGCATGGCCACCCTGAGGTGCTTCTACTGGTTCATCAAGCTGCAGTCGCGCTTCCTGTGCGGAGCCTTGCAGGACGCGCGGGAGGCCGCGGATCAGGCCACCCCCTTGCTGGGGTCCATGACTGGAGCGCTCACCCTGCGGGAGTATCACCTCTTCCGCGCCCTGACCCTCGCCGCGTGCTGTGAGGACGCAACGCCCGGGCAGCGGCGGGAGTTCCTCGAGGCCATCCAGGGCCACCAGCGGCAGCTCGCGGAGTGGGCCGCGCAATGTGCCGTGAACTTCCATGCGGTGGAGCGGATGGTGGCCGGGGAGCTGGCCCGTATCGAGGGCAAGGGGGACGAGGCGGCGTGTGCCTACGAGGAGGCCATCCGCGCGGCGCGGGAGGGCGGGGCCTCGCAGTGGGTGGGGCTGGCCAGCGAGCTGGCGGCGAACTTCTGGCGCGCGCGCAAGGCGCCCATCGTCTCCCTGGCCTTCGCGCGCGAGGCCCGGGCAGCGTACCGGCAGTGGGGCGCCAAGGCCAAGGTGCAGCAACTGGACGCGCAGTGGCCGCCCATCGCGGAGGACGTACCGGCCGACAGCAGCACCAGCAGCAGCAGCACGGAGTCGGCCCAGATCGATGCGATAACCGTGGTGAAGACCCAGCAAGCCATCTCCAGCGAGATTGTGCTGGAGCGGCTGGTGACCACGCTGCTGGAGGCGGCCGTCGAGAACGCAGGCGCCCAGCGGGGCGCGCTGCTGCTGCCGGAAGGGGACACCCTCGTGCTGGCGGCCACCTCCGGCGCTTCACCGGGCAGCCCCCCGGGGCCGCCGGGCGAGGACCCCGCGCAGGCGTTGCCGTGGACGATCCTCTCCTATGTCCGGCGCAGCCAGGAGCCGGTGCTCATTGGCGATGCCTCGAAGCCTCACCCGTTCTTGTCCGATGCCTACCTGGCACGCAGCAAGGCGCGCTCGGTGCTGTGCCTGCCGTTGATGCGGCAGGAGCGATTCTCCGGGGTGCTGTACCTGGAGAACAATCTGGCGACCAACGCCTTCAGCCCCTCGCGCCTGGCGCTGCTGCGGCACATCGTCTCCCAGGCGGCCATCTCCATCGAGAATGCACGGCTCTACGCCGATGTGGAGCGGGCCCGGGCGGAGCTGCGCGAAGCGAACGATGCGCTGGAGCTGCGCGTGGAGGAGCGCACGCACGAGCTCAAGCAGACCCAGGCCCGGCTGGTGGACACCGCCCGCGCGGTGGGAATGGCCGAGGTGGCCTCCAATGTGCTGCACAACGTGGGCAATGTGCTCACCAGCGCCGTCATCAACCTCGAGATGATGCAGCACGCGGTGGGGTCTTCCCGCGTCGGCCGGCTCAAGCAGGCCACCGCCCTCATCTTGAAGCACCGGGAGGAGCTGGCCGAGTTCCTGGCCCCCGGCGCGCGGGGCGGGAACCTCCCCGGCTACCTGGCGGCGCTGGCCGAAGAGCTCATCGGCGAGCAGACGCGCCTGGTGGAGGACATCGACGCGATGAGCCGGCACATCGAGCACATCCGGGCCATTGTCCAGGTGCAGCAGACGTACGCCAAGACGTCGCTGATGACGGAGGAGTGCGACCTGGCCCAGCTCGTCGAGGATGCCCTGCGCATTCAGGCCGCGGCGCTCAAGCGCCATGGCGTGGCGCTCCGGCGTGAGGTGGCCCCGGTGCCCCTGCTCAAGGTGGACAAGCACAAGGTGTTGCAGATCCTCATCAACCTCATCAGCAACGCGAAGAACGCGCTGGACGCGATGCCCGAGGGCAAGCGCAACCTGTGCGTGCGGCTGCGGGTGGAGGACAAGCGGGTGCGCATCCAGGTCGTGGACGACGGCATGGGCATCACGCCGGACATCCAGGAGAAGCTCTTCACGCATGGGTTCACCACGCGGAGGGATGGCCACGGCTTCGGCCTGCACTCGAGCGCGCTGGCGGCGCAGATGCTGGGCGGGCGCCTCACGCTGGAGAGCGAGGGACACGGCAAGGGCGCCGTGGCGACGCTGGAGTTTCCCTTCGCGTGA
- a CDS encoding DoxX family protein, translating into MKFLHPHTERLYALLRIAAGLMFALHGMQKLFGMFGGVPAEAPAFVVYGAGGIEFVAGLLIAIGLFTGPAAFLSSGTMAVAFFLGHVLRSQGNLNPLVNKGELAVLYCFVFFYMAARGSGIWSADAARKRG; encoded by the coding sequence ATGAAATTCCTGCATCCCCACACCGAACGCCTCTATGCCCTGCTCCGGATCGCCGCTGGACTGATGTTCGCGCTCCACGGCATGCAGAAGCTCTTCGGCATGTTCGGCGGTGTTCCGGCGGAGGCTCCCGCATTCGTGGTTTACGGCGCGGGCGGCATCGAGTTCGTCGCGGGCCTGCTCATCGCGATTGGCCTGTTCACCGGGCCCGCGGCCTTCCTGTCGAGCGGGACCATGGCGGTCGCCTTCTTCCTGGGGCACGTCCTGCGCTCACAGGGCAATCTCAACCCCCTGGTGAACAAGGGCGAGCTCGCCGTGCTCTACTGCTTCGTGTTCTTCTACATGGCCGCGCGCGGCTCGGGCATCTGGAGCGCCGACGCCGCGCGCAAGCGCGGCTAA
- a CDS encoding ABC transporter permease, translating into MLFQRTAAVFLRQFYLIRGSPARIFPLFVWVAIDIVLWGFISQYFGSFTGVGHTLLPSLLGAVLLWDFLTRVMQGVTMAFFEDVWSRNFLNVFASPISLPEYVGGLVLSSIATSLVGLLVMIAVAGAAFGLSLLVYGLMLMPFLLVLFLSGIALGIFGTAVVLRLGPSAEWFIWPIPAVVSPFAGVFYPVATLPEWMQVISRLVPPSYVFEGVRAIIAGGPLPGTSLLWGLGLSVLYILLACAFFTHVFRYAVRTGLIARYSAESVT; encoded by the coding sequence ATGCTCTTCCAGCGCACCGCCGCCGTCTTCCTCCGTCAATTCTATCTCATCCGCGGGAGCCCCGCGCGCATCTTCCCGCTCTTCGTCTGGGTGGCCATCGACATCGTGCTGTGGGGGTTCATCAGCCAGTACTTCGGCTCCTTCACCGGGGTGGGCCACACCCTGCTCCCCTCGCTCCTGGGCGCCGTGCTGCTCTGGGACTTCCTGACCCGGGTCATGCAGGGGGTGACCATGGCGTTCTTCGAGGACGTGTGGTCGCGCAACTTCCTGAACGTCTTCGCCTCGCCCATCTCCCTTCCGGAGTACGTCGGTGGGCTCGTGCTCTCCAGCATCGCGACGAGCTTGGTGGGGCTCCTGGTGATGATCGCCGTGGCGGGCGCGGCCTTCGGCCTGTCGCTGCTCGTCTACGGCCTGATGCTCATGCCGTTCTTGCTGGTGCTCTTTCTGTCGGGGATTGCCCTGGGCATCTTCGGCACCGCAGTGGTGCTGCGGCTCGGGCCTTCCGCGGAGTGGTTCATCTGGCCCATCCCCGCGGTGGTCTCTCCGTTCGCCGGTGTCTTCTATCCCGTCGCGACCCTGCCAGAGTGGATGCAGGTCATCTCGCGCCTGGTGCCGCCGTCCTATGTGTTCGAGGGCGTCCGGGCCATCATCGCGGGCGGGCCCCTGCCGGGCACGTCCCTGCTCTGGGGCCTGGGGCTGTCGGTGCTCTACATCCTGCTGGCGTGCGCGTTCTTCACGCACGTCTTCCGGTACGCGGTGCGCACCGGACTCATTGCCCGCTACAGCGCCGAGAGCGTGACTTAG
- a CDS encoding ABC transporter ATP-binding protein, whose protein sequence is MTLGIPLTGGAAAPAKVLSVVELRKQYGATVAVDGISFEVGRNEIVGLLGPNGAGKTTTINMVLGVLEPSSGSIHIEGVDLAKRRTQALSYTNFAAVYAPLPGNLTVRQNLRVFGMFYGVKRLAERIEALLVQFELQRFRDVKCGVLSSGEQTRVALAKALLNQPQLLLLDEPTASLDPATARDIRARIREFSAQGSSGVLWTSHNMQEVEEVCDRVLFVSRGKVLVEGNPRTLPHEHGKATLEELFVTVAREPLSLGKA, encoded by the coding sequence ATGACCCTGGGTATACCCTTGACGGGCGGGGCGGCCGCTCCCGCGAAGGTTCTCTCCGTCGTGGAGCTGCGCAAACAGTACGGCGCCACCGTCGCCGTCGATGGCATCTCGTTCGAGGTGGGCCGCAATGAAATCGTCGGGCTCCTGGGGCCCAACGGTGCTGGGAAGACCACCACCATCAACATGGTGCTCGGGGTCCTGGAGCCCAGCTCGGGCAGCATCCACATCGAAGGCGTGGACCTCGCGAAGCGCCGCACGCAGGCGCTCTCGTATACCAACTTCGCGGCGGTGTACGCCCCCTTGCCTGGCAATCTGACCGTCCGGCAGAACCTGCGTGTCTTTGGCATGTTCTACGGCGTGAAGCGTCTCGCGGAGCGCATCGAAGCGTTGCTCGTGCAGTTCGAGCTCCAGCGGTTCCGCGACGTGAAGTGCGGCGTCCTCTCCTCGGGAGAGCAGACGCGGGTGGCCCTGGCCAAGGCCCTGCTGAACCAGCCGCAGCTCCTGCTCCTCGACGAGCCGACGGCCTCGCTGGATCCCGCGACGGCGCGGGACATCCGCGCCCGCATCCGTGAGTTCTCCGCCCAGGGCTCCAGCGGCGTGCTCTGGACGTCGCACAACATGCAGGAGGTGGAGGAGGTCTGCGACCGCGTGCTCTTCGTGTCGCGTGGGAAGGTCCTGGTCGAGGGCAATCCCAGGACCTTGCCTCATGAGCACGGCAAGGCCACGCTGGAGGAGCTGTTCGTCACCGTGGCGCGGGAGCCACTCTCGCTGGGGAAGGCCTGA